The sequence CCGGCGAGGTCGGGGGCGGTGGTGCACCAGTGGATGTCTCGGCGGGCGCGTTCAGGTCGGCGTCCGAATCCAGCAGGCTGATGGCATGCACCGGCGAGCTCAACAGCAGGGCCGGCAGCAGGGCCAGCAACAAGAGGCTCATCAGGCCCGGCGTCAGCCTGTGATGCGAGAGCCGTCGAGGCAGCGCGGACGGTATCTGTGTGGACAGTACCTGCGAGGACAGTACCTGCGAGGACAGTTTCTGCTTGGACAGTCTCTGCGTGGACGGTATGTGCGTGGACATGGCACTCCTCCGGCAACGAATGTTATGAGCTGGGCTAGCCAGCCTGGGCTGCAGAAGCAGGTTGCACAGGAGAATGGCACACCCCGGATGACAGCCTCTCCTTCAAGACTAAGACAGTCGCCGAGAGTTTGCTGCCCGTTGGCGCGCGATTTATGTGGTACTTCACGACATGCCGCCCTCATTCAGCCTGTGAAAAGGCCAATGGCGACATGCCGATAGCGGCGGCAGCAGGTGACATGCCTTGCTAGAGCGCGTAGCGAGCGCAGAGGCATGTCTGTATCGAGGGCGGGTCGAGTGGGTGGCGGGCAGACTTCACGCGGCTTGCTGCAGATATTTTCACAATCGTGGCGCAAGCTGTATGCGCGTCCAGCCGTCATGACGCCCGCCATGCGCGGCCCCGCGGTTTTTACGTTGCTGATCTGCGACTCATGTAACTCTGGCGATACAGAATGTTTTCAAAGAGTTGCATGAAAAAATGAACATCCTGTCGTCAGGCCCGTCTGAGTTAGGGCAAACACTTATTGATCACTGCTGGAGGCTGCAATGAAACGGATGACTGCATACATGACGGCTGCCCTGATTTCCGCGGGCATGATGTCGGCACCGGCGTTCGCTGCTGACGCACCGGCCCAGGGTCAGTCTACTGCCCAGGCGGCACAGGCTCAGGCTGGCGATTTCACTGACGCTCAGCTGGAACAGTTCGCTGCGGCCTCTCAGGACATCGCACGCATCTCTCAGGAATTCGCCGGCAAGCTGCAGAAAGCCGACGACGAGACTGCCAAGCAGAGCGTGCGTCAGGAAGCCAACGACGAGATGGTCAGCGCTGTCGAAGACTCCGGTCTGGAAGTCGCCACCTTCAACTCCATCGGTCAAGCGGTCCAGAACGACCCGGACCTGATGAAGAAGGTGCAGAAGCTGGCTCAGGAAAACTCCTGATCTCGCCTGGATGACGTTCGGGTCATCCAATGAAAACGCCGCCCCCGGTTACCGGGGGCGGCGTTTTTTTTGTGCCCATGTCCTGCGGCCTGTCAGTCAGTACCGCCTTGGTCAGTAAAGCTTTGGTCAGTAAAGCTTCGGTCAGTAAAGCTTTGGTCAGCGCCGCATGTCAGGCGCCGGCGACCGGACGAATGAGCATGTCCTGTGCCTTCTTTTCCTGCATCAGGCCACGGAACAGCGAATAGCACATCACCAGCAATACCAGCGTGAACGGCAGCCCCGTGGCGATGGCGCCCGCCTGCAGCGAGCCCAGCGCAGCGCTTCCGCCGCCATAGAGCAGGGCACCGGCGATCAGGCCTTCCATCGCTGCCCAGAACATGCGCTGGCTGATCGGTGCGTCGATCTTGCCGCCGGCGGTGATCGAATCGATCACCAGCGAACCGGAATCCGAGGAGGTCACGAAGAACACCAGTACCAGCACGATGGCGATCAAGGACGCCACACCGGACAGCGGCAGGTTGTCGAGCATCTGGAACATGGCCAGCGACACGGAATCGATGCCATTGGCCAGCGCGCCGACGCCATTGATGGCCTGTTCCAGTGCGGTACCGCCGAAGACTGACATCCACACGATGGTGACGAGTGTCGGCACCAGCAGCACGGCGGTGACGAATTCGCGTACGGTGCGGCCGCGCGAGACTCGCGCGATGAACATGCCGACGAAAGGTGACCAGGAGATCCACCACGCCCAGTA comes from bacterium Scap17 and encodes:
- a CDS encoding DUF4168 domain-containing protein, with amino-acid sequence MKRMTAYMTAALISAGMMSAPAFAADAPAQGQSTAQAAQAQAGDFTDAQLEQFAAASQDIARISQEFAGKLQKADDETAKQSVRQEANDEMVSAVEDSGLEVATFNSIGQAVQNDPDLMKKVQKLAQENS